In the genome of Girardinichthys multiradiatus isolate DD_20200921_A chromosome 7, DD_fGirMul_XY1, whole genome shotgun sequence, one region contains:
- the csrnp3 gene encoding cysteine/serine-rich nuclear protein 3, which produces MLQAMSGILKRKFEEVEASSSPCSSVRESDDEVSCSESGDSSDSVNPSTSSPFTPDSILKREKRLRARRVHFENVTVYYFNRRQGFTSVPSQGGSTLGMSNRHSWVRQYSLGEFALEQEKIHRDLLKDHLKEEKLNSIKLKLTENGTVESEEANTLTAEDISDDDIDLDNTEVDEYFFLQPFTTKKRRALLRSSGVKKIDVEEKHELRAIRMSREDCGCDCRLFCDPETCACSIAGIKCQVDRMSFPCGCTKEGCSNSTGRVEFNPIRVRTHFLHTIMKLELEKSREQQQTSQNTGYCGEANDMGKGNLFTQSQHRLDYSLSNTVPQTAAMHLHAGDEMEDPLDDEDEEDDEEDEEEEEEENEDEEDEEDSSSVCSGLSDSSTQSFANSDSEDEEEPEGKSENYVDDMKPPVVSHTEVVPPSSVMCYTDGSVGHDNHINGNPYLMNSSSAEYYQLGCSSADSNVQTSRPSESYSEALGFPDPISATNGNLTLGTFTTTSGEFTGYSNHTEKQYMTNHHLNLNEGGPAASLRCYPPDQNTKVLSKAMFAEQPENQNHTELQNYLNNNSKESYSSNSVTCTPPEQHQQESSANGLPDLTLLSNNSKNLPLPDHCPEVTAN; this is translated from the exons ATGCTGCAGGCCATGAGCGGAATACTGAAGAGAAAATTTGAGGAGGTGGAAGCCTCCTCCTCCCCGTGCTCCTCCGTGCGGGAGTCTGATGATGAGGTCTCCTGCAGCGAGAGTGGGGATAGCAGCGACAGCGTTAACCCCTCCACCTCAAGTCCTTTCACCC ctGACTCCATCTTGAAGCGGGAGAAGCGACTGCGGGCCAGGAGGGTACATTTTGAGAATGTGACCGTGTACTACTTCAACCGGCGGCAAGGCTTTACCAGTGTGCCCAGCCAGGGTGGCAGCACTCTGGGCATGTCCAACAGACACAGCTGGGTCAGACAGTACTCCCTGGGAGAGTTTGCCCTGGAGCAGGAGAAGATTCACAGAGATTTACTCAAAGACCACTTGAAGGAAGAAAAACTCAACTCCATAAAGCTAAag CTGACTGAGAACGGCACAGTGGAGTCCGAAGAGGCCAACACGCTCACAGCAGAAGACATCTCCGACGACGACATCGATCTAGACAACACTGAGGTAGACGAGTACTTCTTTTTGCAGCCTTTCACCACTAAAAAGCGCAGGGCACTACTGCGCTCCTCGGGGGTGAAGAAGATTGATGTGGAGGAGAAGCACGAACTTAGAGCCATTCGCATGTCCAGGGAAGACTGCGGCTGCGACTGCAGGCTGTTCTGTGACCCGGAGACCTGTGCTTGCAGCATTGCAGGGATCAAATGTCAG GTGGATCGAATGTCATTTCCATGCGGCTGCACAAAAGAAGGCTGCAGCAATTCAACCGGAAGAGTAGAGTTTAATCCTATCCGCGTTcgaacccatttcctgcacaccatCATGAAGCTGGAACTTGAGAAGAGCCGTGAGCAGCAACAAACCTCCCAGAACACCGGTTACTGCGGGGAGGCCAACGACATGGGGAAAGGGAACCTGTTCACGCAGTCGCAGCACAGGTTGGACTACTCTTTGTCCAATACTGTCCCACAGACAGCTGCTATGCATCTGCACGCTGGAGATGAGATGGAAGACCCTctggatgatgaagatgaggaggatgatgaagaagatgaggaagaggaggaggaagagaatgaagatgaggaggatgaggaggacaGCAGCAGTGTTTGTAGTGGGTTGTCCGATTCCAGCACACAAAGCTTTGCCAACAGCGACTCCGAGGATGAGGAGGAACCTGAAGGGAAGTCTGAGAATTACGTGGACGACATGAAGCCCCCAGTGGTTTCTCACACTGAAGTGGTGCCACCGTCCTCGGTAATGTGTTACACCGATGGCTCTGTGGGTCATGATAACCACATTAACGGAAATCCTTACCTAATGAACTCTTCCTCCGCTGAGTACTATCAGCTGGGGTGCTCCAGTGCCGACTCGAATGTCCAAACCAGTCGGCCCAGTGAGTCCTACAGTGAGGCATTAGGATTCCCAGATCCAATCAGTGCGACGAACGGCAATTTGACCCTGGGAACCTTCACCACGACCTCTGGGGAGTTCACGGGCTACTCCAATCATACAGAGAAGCAGTACATGACCAATCACCACCTTAATCTGAATGAGGGTGGTCCTGCCGCCTCGTTGCGCTGCTACCCACCTGATCAAAACACCAAGGTGCTGTCCAAGGCCATGTTTGCAGAGCAGCCTGAGAACCAGAACCACACAGAGCTTCAAAACTACCTTAACAACAACAGTAAGGAGTCCTACAGCAGTAACAGCGTCACATGTACGCCACCGGAACAGCATCAGCAGGAATCAAGTGCTAATGGACTTCCTGACCTAACCTTACTATCAAACAATTCTAAGAACCTTCCTTTACCAGACCATTGCCCTGAGGTCACAGCCAATTAA
- the galnt3 gene encoding polypeptide N-acetylgalactosaminyltransferase 3, translating to MTVFRRVLRRPLHPLKLAIVTLVFVTFLFFIQWEVGAQNQQEDPWLKDMAVKRDSMLGMVIGAVNNFKHAMPKMQIKAPVRQQDKPGGASCLPGHYTAAELRPALERPPQNPLSPGAAGKPFHTDSLSPEEQKEKDKGEEKHCFNVYASDRISLSRDLGADTRPPECIEQTFKRCPSLPTTSVIIVFHNEAWSTLLRTVYSVLHTSPAILLKEIILVDDASVDDVLKDELDAYLKQLNIVQVVRQRERKGLITARLLGASFATGDTLTFLDAHCECFHGWLEPLLARIAENYTAVVSPDITTIELNTFEFMKPSPYGQHHNRGNFDWSLSFGWETLPDHEKQRRKDETYPIKTPTFAGGLFSISKEYFYLIGSYDEEMEIWGGENIEMSFRVWQCGGQLEIIPCSIVGHVFRTKSPHTFPKGTQVIARNQVRLAEVWMDEYKEIFYRRNQQAAQMAKDKSFGDISKRMDLRERLQCKSFSWYLNNVYPEVFMPDLSPLRFGSVKNVGKDTCLDAGENNEGGKPLIMYPCHGLGGNQYFEYSTRHEIRHNIQKELCLHGVGVAVKLEECQYKGRNTFVGAQQKWELKDNQLLYLPDLNMCLSARHEDPYLAPCSPSDRYQHWSFI from the exons ATGACGGTTTTTCGAAGAGTTCTCCGAAGACCACTGCACCCACTTAAACTGGCCATAGTGACCCTAGTGTTTGTCACATTTCTATTCTTTATACAATGGGAAGTGGGGGCACAAAACCAACAGGAAGATCCCTGGCTCAAGGACATGGCAGTGAAGCGCGACAGCATGCTGGGAATGGTAATAGGGGCCGTCAATAACTTCAAGCATGCAATGCCAAAGATGCAGATCAAAGCCCCCGTACGGCAGCAGGATAAACCAGGGGGTGCCTCCTGCCTGCCGGGTCACTATACTGCTGCTGAGCTCAGGCCGGCTCTGGAGAGGCCACCCCAGAATCCCCTTTCTCCTGGAGCAGCTGGCAAACCTTTCCACACGGATTCGCTCAGTCCCGAAGAGCAGAAGGAGAAGGATAAGGGTGAAGAGAAGCACTGCTTCAACGTTTACGCAAGTGATCGCATCTCATTGAGCCGAGACCTGGGCGCGGATACAAGACCACCAGA ATGCATCGAGCAAACCTTCAAGCGGTGCCCCTCCTTGCCGACTACCAGCGTGATTATTGTGTTTCACAACGAGGCTTGGAGCACTCTACTGAGGACGGTTTACAGCGTCCTCCATACTTCCCCTGCAATTCTCCTCAAGGAGATCATCCTGGTGGACGACGCCAGTGTGGatg ATGTACTGAAGGATGAGCTGGATGCGTATTTAAAGCAGCTGAACATCGTGCAAGTCGTCCGACAGCGAGAAAGGAAAGGACTCATAACCGCTCGCCTGCTGGGTGCCTCCTTTGCCACCGGTGACACGCTCACCTTTCTGGATGCTCATT GTGAATGTTTTCATGGATGGCTGGAACCTCTCCTGGCAAGGATTGCTGAGAACTACACTGCTGTAGTGAGTCCCGATATAACAACTATTGAGCTCAACACGTTTGAGTTCATGAAACCTTCCCCATATGGCCAGCACCACAACCGTGGCAACTTTGACTGGAGTCTCTCTTTTGGCTGGGAGACTCTACCAGACCACGAGAAGCAGAGGAGAAAAGATGAAACATATCCCATAAA GACTCCCACATTTGCTGGTGGACTCTTTTCAATCTCTAAAGAATATTTTTACCTCATTGGAAGCTATGATGAAGAAATGGAAATCTGGGGTGGCGAGAACATTGAGATGTCATTTAGG GTGTGGCAGTGTGGTGGACAGCTGGAGATCATCCCTTGCTCCATTGTCGGTCATGTTTTCCGGACCAAAAGTCCGCACACGTTCCCTAAGGGCACGCAGGTGATTGCTCGGAACCAGGTTCGACTGGCTGAGGTCTGGATGGACGAGTACAAGGAAATCTTTTACCGTCGGAACCAGCAAGCTGCTCAAATGGCAAAGGAT AAAAGTTTTGGAGATATTTCCAAACGCATGGACCTCCGGGAGCGGCTGCAGTGCAAAAGCTTCTCATGGTATTTGAACAACGTTTATCCAGAAGTCTTCATGCCTGATCTGAGCCCACTCCGTTTTGGCTCG gtaaAAAATGTGGGCAAAGACACATGTCTGGATGCTGGAGAGAACAACGAGGGCGGGAAACCGCTGATTATGTACCCATGTCATGGACTAGGTGGAAACCAG TACTTTGAGTACTCCACACGTCACGAGATTAGACACAACATTCAGAAGGAGTTGTGTTTGCATGGGGTAGGAGTGGCTGTAAAGCTGGAAGAATGCCAGTACAAAGGCAGGAATACGTTTGTAGGAGCCCAACAAAAATGGGAGCTGAAGGAT AACCAGTTGCTCTACTTGCCAGATTTGAACATGTGTCTGAGTGCCCGTCATGAGGATCCATATTTGGCTCCTTGCAGCCCCTCAGACAGATATCAGCACTGGTCCTTCATCTGA
- the ttc21b gene encoding tetratricopeptide repeat protein 21B: MEEEDTILALIKYYCYEKYFNHAVNSASAVQRKFSNDPIYIFFHAYATLMQGEIEDATAELDTIKDDRDLSLCTLMALVYAEKKKSNPDSDIIQELDAKIKEDRKSAPPKSLYHAGTFLWLLGRNDKAREYTERMIKLSNGSREGIILKAWIDVTSGKDTYVRKAGKYFDEGLKERADVFALMGKAQYYECRQNYSGALEMVNQLIVSFSGFIPALIKKMKLLLSLQDWDQTIDAAHRLLQKDKSNLEALRMLALHALCRDGDITEAVRQLSNLISSLDTLEPNNPELYYRMSVAFTRVCGRNEKVIEQTSRMVERAYSMASGDPDLATELGYQMVLQLRIKEAMKWYKIAITNKEKTSVSALTGIARCQVIEGQLDDAEQQLDFLTEVQQSIGKSGELLYLQAMLAGKKHQPQAEVTNLLNDAVDTHFSSLQGLPLGVEYLEKMNPDFLLEIVKEYLALCPSKPPAAGQPPAPQLHHCATLLDTVVKIVPGLLHAVFLLAKVRYQSGDIDAAQSSLNHCLDQCPSHADAHLLLAQIHLLQGNMMLCNQSLELCLSHNFEIRDHPLYHLIKAQAKKKTGELGEAIQTLQMAMSIPGVRRAGSSSKSKHKKIELSSADCVSLFLELAEALWLNGEQHEAAKVMQDAINEFSGTPEELRVTIANADLALLRGDTELALSMLRNITPEQPYYISAKEKMADIYLKHRREKRLYASCYREMVEKLPGPHTYLLLGDAYMNIQEPEKAIEVYEQALKKNPKDGALASKIGKALVKTHNYLKAITYYEAALKTEQQNFLRYDLAELLMKMKQYERCERVLHDALTHEPVNELPALSDNCRFLVLLAKVQSKEEKNEEALISLQKARDVQAKVLKRVQLEQPDAVPAQKQLAADICAEIAKHYTSQRGYERAVKFYKEALVYCETDRKVMLELARLYLTLDEVDACQEQCSEILKNDNFNEDATLMMADINFRKQDYDWALSNFDQLLTRKPDNYPTLSHLIDLLRRAGKLDKIPSFLDKAEKQCSKIKLEPGFNYCKGLYLWYTGEPNEALRHFNKARKDNDWGQNAVYNMIEILLNPDNDTIGGEVFENLDGEIGNSTEKQESEQLAVRTAEKFLKEIKPQTPGGHVQLRILENYCLLSTKQKANIEKALGVFTEIANNEKDHVPALLAMATAYMMLKQTPRARNQLKRIAKMNWNIADADEFEKSWLLLADIYIHSGKYDMAGDLLKRCLNHNKSCCKAYEYQGYIMEKDQAFRDAALNYEMAWKYGNQKNPAIGYKLAFNYLKAKRHVDAIDVCHKVLATHPNYPKTRKEILDKARAALRS; the protein is encoded by the exons TAGGCCGAAATGATAAAGCCAGAGAGTACACAGAGAGAATGATCAAACTCTCCAATGGCTCAAGAGAA GGGATAATCCTAAAAGCCTGGATAGATGTTACATCAGGAAAAGACACCTACGTCAGGAAGGCTGGGAAGTACTTTGACGagggcctgaaagagagagcagATGTTTTTGCCCTGATGGGAAAG GCACAGTACTATGAATGTCGCCAGAACTATTCTGGAGCGTTAGAGATGGTTAACCAACTTATAGTAAGTTTCTCCGGGTTCATACCAGCTCTCattaagaaaatgaaactaCTGCTAAGTCTTCAAGACTGGGATCAAACCATAGATGCTGCTCACAG GCTTTTACAGAAAGATAAAAgtaacctggaggcgctacggATGCTGGCTCTGCACGCTTTATGTAGGGATGGAGATATTACTGAG GCAGTAAGGCAACTTTCAAACCTCATCAGCAGCTTAGACACGCTGGAACCAAACAACCCAGAGCTTTACTACAGAATGTCTGTCGCATTCACCCGTGTT TGTGGACGCAATGAGAAAGTGATTGAGCAGACATCCCGAATGGTGGAGAGGGCTTATTCTATGGCATCAGGGGACCCAGATTTAGCCACAGAGTTGGGCTACCAGATGGTGCTTCAACTTAGAATCAAAGAGGCCATGAAGTGGTACAAGATCGCCATCACTAACAAGGAGAAAACTAGTGTTTCAGCTTTGACTG gTATAGCTCGCTGCCAGGTAATTGAGGGACAACTTGACGATGCAGAACAACAGCTGGATTTTCTCACAGAGGTTCAACAGTCCATTGGAAAGTCAGGG GAACTGTTGTACCTACAGGCTATGCTGGCTGGAAAAAAACACCAGCCCCAGGCAGAGGTGACCAACCTTCTGAACGATGCAGTGGACACACACTTCTCCTCACTGCAGGGTCTGCCTCTGGGGGTCGAGTATCTGGAGAAgatgaacccggacttcctatTGGAAATTGTCAAAGAGTATCTTGCTCTTTGTCCTTCAAAG CCTCCTGCTGCTGGCCAGCCTCCCGCTCCTCAGCTGCACCACTGTGCAACGTTGTTGGATACTGTGGTCAAAATTGTGCCAGGTCTCCTTCATGCAGTCTTCCTGCTTGCCAAAGTCAGATACCAGTCAG GTGACATAGATGCTGCTCAGAGCAGTCTAAATCACTGCCTGGACCAGTGCCCCTCTCATGCAGATGCTCATCTACTACTGGCCCAGATCCATCTGCTTCAGGGTAACATGATGCTTTGCAATCAGTCGCTTGAACTCTGCCTCAGCCATAATTTTGAG ATTCGAGATCATCCTTTGTATCACCTTATCAAAGCTCAGGCTAAGAAGAAAACAGGTGAGCTTGGGGAGGCTATTCAGACATTGCAGATGGCCATGAGTATTCCAGGTGTCCGTAGAGCTGGATCCTCATCCAAGTCGAAGCACAAGAAGATCGAGCTGAGCTCTGCTGACTGTGTGTCTCTCTTCTTGGAGCTAGCCGAGGCCCTCTGGCTCAATGGAGAACAG CATGAAGCAGCAAAGGTGATGCAGGATGCCATCAACGAGTTCTCTGGAACTCCCGAGGAGTTGCGGGTCACTATTGCTAACGCAGACCTGGCCCTGCTGCGTGGTGACACAGAGCTGGCTCTGAGTATGCTGAGAAACATTACACCTGAGCAGCCCTATTACATCTCAGCCAAAGAGAAAATGGCAGATATTTATTTGAAACACAGGAGAGAAAAACGACTTTATGCCAGCTGCTACAG AGAAATGGTGGAGAAGCTTCCTGGTCCCCACACATATCTCCTACTCGGTGATGCCTACATGAACATCCAGGAG CCAGAGAAGGCCATTGAGGTTTATGAGCAAGCCCTGAAGAAAAACCCCAAAGATGGTGCTTTAGCTAGCAAAATTGGGAAAGCGTTGGTCAAGACTCATAACTACCTCAAG GCAATTACTTATTATGAAGCAGCGCTAAAGACTGAGCAACAGAACTTCTTACGCTACGACTTGGCTGAGCTTCTGATGAAGATGAAGCAGTATGAGCGCTGTGAGAGAGTTCTGCATGACGCTTTGACTCATGAGCCAG tgaatGAGCTGCCTGCACTCTCAGATAACTGTCGTTTTCTAGTGCTGCTTGCAAAGGTCCaaagtaaagaagaaaaaaatgaagaagctTTAATTTCACTACAGAAA GCCCGAGATGTGCAGGCCAAGGTGCTGAAGCGTGTGCAGTTGGAGCAGCCCGATGCTGTCCCAGCACAGAAGCAACTTGCAGCGGACATCTGTGCTGAGATCGCCAAGCACTATACAAGTCAGAGGGGCTATGAGAGAGCGGTCAAATTCTACAAAGAAGCTCTTGTGTATTGTGAGACTGATCGCAAG GTCATGCTGGAGTTGGCACGGTTGTACCTCACCCTGGATGAGGTCGATGCATGCCAGGAGCAATGCAGTGAGATTTTGAAGAATGACAATTTCAACGAAGATGCGACTCTG ATGATGGCAGACATTAATTTTAGAAAACAGGATTATGACTGGGCGCTTAGCAATTTTGACCAACTTCTGACACGCAAACcag ACAACTACCCAACTCTATCACATCTCATTGACTTGTTGAGGAGAGCCGGCAAGTTAGACAAAATCCCCAGTTTCCTTGACAAGGCTGAAAAACAGTGTTCCAAAATTAAATTGGAACCGGGCTTCAACTACTGCAAGGGGCTTTATCTTTG GTACACAGGAGAACCTAATGAGGCTCTGCGACACTTCAATAAGGCTCGGAAAGATAATGACTGGGGCCAGAATGCTGTTTATAACATGATTGAAATCTTACTCAACCCAGACAACGACACAATCGGAGGAGAAGTGTTTGAGAATTTAGATGGTGAAATTGG CAACTCCACAGAAAAGCAAGAGTCTGAGCAGCTTGCTGTGAGAACAGCAGAGAAGTTTCTCAAGGAGATAAAGCCTCAGACGCCGGGCGGACACGTACAGCTCCGCATCCTGGAGAACTACTGCTTGCTGTCTACTAAACAGAAGGCCAATATAGAGAAAGCCCTCGGTGTTTTCACAGAGATTGCAAATAATGAG AAAGACCACGTTCCAGCTTTGTTGGCCATGGCAACAGCATACATGATGCTGAAACAAACTCCTCGAGCCCGGAACCAGCTGAAACGCATAGCCAAGATGAACTGGAACATTGCTGACGCCGATGAGTTTGAGAAGAGCTGGCTGCTCCTGGCTGATATATACATCCACTCGGGAAAGTACGACATGGCTGGGGACCTTCTAAAAAGATGCCTCAATCATAACAAG TCATGCTGCAAAGCCTATGAGTATCAGGGCTACATAATGGAAAAAGACCAGGCGTTTCGCGATGCAGCTCTCAACTATGAAATGGCCTGGAAATATGGAAATCAGAAAAACCCAGCTATTG GATACAAGCTTGCTTTTAACTACTTGAAAGCAAAGAGGCATGTTGATGCCATAGATGTGTGTCACAAG GTTCTCGCTACTCATCCCAATTATCCAAAAACGAGGAAGGAAATCCTGGACAAAGCTCGCGCTGCCTTGAGATCATAG